From the Cardiocondyla obscurior isolate alpha-2009 linkage group LG08, Cobs3.1, whole genome shotgun sequence genome, the window CATCACGCCGGGCGCACGCGGCCcaataattatgttatacGCACCCGGAGATAGTAGGAAATGAATTTGATCAATGATGTGAGTGCGAGAGGGTACGCGAATGATTTATGCGGCTTAATGGAGAAATTCACCGGCTGTATTAATGCGCTCTAGAAACTGATAGAACAACATGTGCTATCTCTCAAACGTACGATTATCAAAATAAActagttattaataattattaacagaaattaattacgtggTGTCTAACGAATATTAACGACGATCGACATCGTTGCGCTGTTCTTCAACCGGAACTGTTTCGGTTCATgtgaaaattttctattaacgTCGACTGATTAGTCATAAATGTTACTCGATcgatagaaagaaaaacaaacgCGAAACATTTGAGAGATATTTATTCGTACATAACGATACGCGCAACCGGTTTAATCGTAACCGAACTAGCGAAATCTGTCCCAATTCTTAAAGTTTCGCCATTTCGCTCCCGTTCGCAAGATTCTTATCTAGATATCGCACACTTACACTCTCGATATTACAGTTTCCCGGTCAAAGGCGAGCGTTGACCGAGAGAGCGGCGGCAGGTGGAGACCACGAGATTTCGAAACGACGGAATCACGAGCTCATCAACATTGCATAAGAGCAAATTATCATAATTTCGCAATATTATATCGAACAGCAAACGGAAGTTATAAACCAACGTTACGTGCTCGAGTTGGAAAAGTAACGGCTTATCCAAGTGGAAATTACgtcaaacgaataaaattatagccgcgagattataaattatataaatcctACAAATTTCCTATAACAGTGTcaataaaattacgtttaattgAAGCTTGATtctattaaagttttaaaccGACAAGATCGATTGTCGTCGTGTTCTACCATACGTATCCATTTTTAACTTCTCCCTGTTTCTATCTCGAGAACCAATGTATCAAATTCAAagtagtttttcttttttaaattgatacgaccagacacaaaaaaaaaattcaaagatataaaaaatattaaaaaaaaaagaaagtccTGAAAAATGCTAGCATTTGAAAGTAACCCAGCTATTTGTTGGGGGcttatcgaattaattttattgatcaaACGACCGTTTCGCAGTCTCTGGTTCAAATTTCGTAAAGCACGTAGTTGTAAAATATCGCCGTTTACGAGATGTTTATCGGATGTCCACTTCTTCGAGTGGCCGAGGTGCGCCCAAACATCCTCGGACGCGCGGTCGACGACGAGGAACGTCTTTGGTGGGAGGCAAAACTCTCTCTCTAGAGCTCAGCTGATCATTAAAGCTGCTGCTGGCACAGTCAAACTTTCACGCTCGGCAATACCGCGAGCCGCGCAAAGCGAGCAACGCTTTGCCACCGCTTTCAAGGTCCGCGCTTCTGAAAACCACGACGCGCGTCAAAAGCTCGACTCCCGTCTCCAATTTTCGGAGGGAAACGCGAAAATCGCGGAGGTAGTCGCTAGATAGTCGAAGGAAGTAACCACTCGAGCCAAAAATTCGCTGGCAATTTGGAACAACGGGCGGAGGGAACGAGGGGGGGGGATAACGAAAAGTCGGCCAGTACGAGTCTCTTTAACCGAATTTGTTCGCCCATCGTATTTGGAGTATTCGAGTTTCACTAGGAAAGTTTTAATATCCGCAGTGAGCGCGTAATTATTGAAACCGATAACTCGACTAGCCGAAGAGATTACCTGAGTGGCTCGACGGAGAAGTTGCGTAGCGcttaaatgaattttttctttttgtttttcttttatttttaaacgtgaaTAGACGTGATAATCGGTGGTCGAAGGCAGAAGTTGTAAAGTGTTACTCTAGTTAAAGGAAATCAAACCACAACCGTGCGGCGTGCAAGTtcgatcgttaaaataaatcaacagCTAACGAAGAGATAACAAGTTAACTACGGATCGGTCTGAGGAGTGCACGGCTCGTTCATCTGTAAGATATTACGTAGCAATTACGGAAGTAAGTGCACCTCGCGACGCCGGAAAGCGTACCAATCTTGGAAATTTGACGTGGGACAAATGACGTCGCACGCAGTAAAGCCAAGCGTCGATCTCCCGGCCGCCAGAATCGGATTGTCGCGACGGACGTTATTAGTGAAAGTCGCCGGCGCGTGCACGGCTTGAGGACCGAGACGTACAATATCGCCGGCGAGAACTCGCGCGAAGGGGTAAAAGAAGGTcaggaaggaaaggaaggaTCCGCGAGATCTTCGCCCAGCCCGGAGAAAGGGAGGGATAATCGGGAGGGAAATGACAGGCGGCCGTTCGCCGACGTTCGAATTTCGACTCGCAAAGCCGTGAGAATTTGACGAGAAGGTATACGAGAAGTCGAGCATTCTCAACAGCGAAAAGTCCCGTGTCATTGTACCCTTTGTCGGCGCTACCCGGGCGATTATCGGATCGGGAGAAGGTACAGCGAACAAGCTCCTCAGGAGAAAGGAGCCGAGAGAGACAGTGAGAAACCGCGAGGCAACTCCCTGCAGAGTTATTAGGAGCAAAAAGGTTCGAGGGGACCCACCGGCACTTATTTGAATTGCGTTCTTACGGCCGGGAGATATAAAGCCGCCCCTTAGAAAAACAAATGGAAATACCGAGTAATACTTGGCGACGTGCTTTTTCGCGCGGAGAAGATATTTTAAGCTAAGGTGTACTCGgcagaaaaaatataaaaaaaaaataaaaaaaatatcacggtGGACCGTGAAAAGATATTCGAAAGATTGATGAAACAGAGGACTCGAACGAATGTATCAGTGCTATCTCAACGAAGCCATAGTAATAGCTGGCTATTGTTACTGTTAAGTGTTAAAGAGATACTAAAAAGTGTGAGGGCTCCAAAACTTTAACCCCATAAACCTTCTTTATCGCCGTCGTTAAGTTCTTTGTTAAAAGTACGTTCATTAAGCGCTTTCAACGCTCGGGACGGTATTGAAATCCTTTGTTACGCAGATTTCCGCGCGGCAAACAAGTTAATTTACGCGGCGAAACGTCGCGGAAGAAAAGAAGGCTGAGCATAGTCACGttgttatataataatcgATAACGTCTATTTCTCGGGCCAAAAAGGAGAAATCAGAAAGGATTTACCACGGTCAATCTTTCACTCGCAGATCAAAAGAATCAATTGACGGAATATCGCCGCTGTAAAACGCTATTGCAAAGAATTCTAGCGATAAATTGGATGAGTGAACTCGACGAAAGAAGAAGCTATCTTTGAAGCAATTTGTTCGTCGCGAACTAAAACTAAAAAAGCCTGAGCGCACGATTCGATGCAgacttaaaatatatataaaaaaaaaaaaaaaccttaatttttcttcttactAGTGGTTTTAGAATGACAATGAATCTTTTACTCGAATAAGCCTTGACCGTCGCCGTTCGTTCGTATTAAAAGAGCGCCtctttttttcaactttaGTTGCGATTTACGCCAGTTCTAGCGAGCTAATCCTCGAgacgaggggggaaaaaaaatacgagacgGAGGATGCGAGGGATCGCAGCTTTAAGAACTAAGTGGCCAGGCAGTGACCAGACGCGATACGCTCGCGAAACGATCGGTGATTAACGGCGATCGTGACAGTGACGATTCGTCGGCTCGCCACTGTGAACTGGAGCGTGAGGAACCTATTCTCTCGTCGCCATCGTTCCGTTTACCCGACCGGAAACACTCTGTAGAGAATACGAATTCGCCACGGATTTTTCTGCCCGTTTTTCGCTTCGCCGGCGCACGTAAGAGGTTCGTGACGAAAGTGATACGCGTTCGAATGTGACGCTCGCAGGAAGGGctgaaagggagaaaaataacGATGCCGAGTCGCGAGATAAGTGTCCTGTTCCGTTGAGAAATCGCCGACATTTCGTTCgcaagaggaaaaaaaaaaaaaattgtcgtcCAAGAATCGTTTTGTTATTTATACGGCAAGTTAGATTTTGACAATGGCGCACGCATACCGACTCGGGCTCTGTCAGTTACTTTTAGGGCTCAGCTTGCTGATCGAACCCCTGCTGGGCTACAACGTTCTGATGGCCACCATGGGTGGCACCAAGTCTCACACGGTGCCCTTCGTCGCTCTCGGCGCAAGTTTAAGATCGCGGGGCCACAATGTCACGTTGCTGAGCGCTTTCCCCGGGCCCGCGGCGAATAATGGACTTCACGAATTGGTACCGTCGATCCTCGAGGTGATTTACGATCTACTACACGCGTCCTCTCTACGCTCTAAACCCCTTTTGCGGGACTTTTACTACTCGCGGCGCTTCTTTCTCCCGTTTAATTTAGTTCCCGGCCCGTATTTAACTGTATTATATTTGCTTTTATTACCTgggctttaatttatttttatttttatttcctttttcaatttttactgTCAGGTCGTTTTGCTTTTGTTCGGGTTcgattctttaaaaaattatctctatTGTTAGCAAACGAAAGTttacaaaatcttttctttttttttctctctcgttaaACGTATCTTTAAAGACGAAGAGATTCACTTTCGAGGGTGAACAGGTTCCGTATATCGTGACGCGGAAGTTGAAAATTTCCGGGTCGGCGCTTAATCCGACGGTCGACCGAGCTAATGGATTTATGTTTGTGCCACATGCACATGTTAACCGCGCCCGTGTTTTGTGGCAGGCTTACGTCGAGAATTTCACGGCTCGGTGGGACCTGGTGGGCGCCAGACTGCGGAACGAGCTACCGATATCGCCATGGGATGCCATGAGGTACGCCTGGGAGTCCTGCGAGGCAATGCTGCAGGACTCGCAGTCGATAGCCGGCATGAGAAGACCGGATGGCGATCCGCACGCCCGATGGGACATCGCGGTTCTCGACGGCGCTTATCCCGAATGCATGCTGGGGATCCTACACGGCGAGAACGTGCCGACGATAATGCTGAACACGGTAACACGCCGCAACCGAGATAGGCGACGAAACTTTACACGCAATATATTCCGCGATTCCCGTTACATCTCGTCCCGGTTTTTCAGCCGCGACAGGACAATCTTAGCTCGGGCACggacagaaattaaattggtTGTTGAAGATTACTCCGTCCGAGTAAAAGTCACGCGATAAGAGAGAAATATGCAATGGtatactattaataaaattacttctGTCCCaccattaattaaatttaatttatcttaatcCTATCTAAGAAATTTGTTCGTGTGTGAAATTGCAGTAACAGAGAACAAAACTGcgattgcgaaataaaaaaaaaaaaaaaaaattaattaaattaaaaaaaaaaaaaaattaataataataatttctcggCGTACTCCGGTGTTTCCGcatataaatgtaaagtaaACGGAACATCGTGTTGTTCACTCGTGTGTGACTAATATGACGAAGTGCGAAGTAATCTCAAGCGACCGACACGTGTTTCTCGGTGCGGTTTTAGAAAAGCGTCAAGTAAAACGTTCCCGACGGGTTTGGATCGGttttccctcttttctcttttattctcGCGATGACGCGAGTGACGCGTAATGATGAAACGATCTTGTGTAACGACGCAGCCGCGAGGTTCCTTGTTGAAAAAGAGAcgatttctttcctttccgAGAACTTGATATCCTTGCGTAATTAAAGCGGTCCGCTTTCGCGGCGCATCACGTTACTAACGAGTAATGAGCACGGTGTGATGTTATTCGCAGGTGGCACTATACAGCGGGTCTATTATGCGACAGGGCAATCCGTCGCCCTGGTCGGTGACACCGTATTTCGGCAAGGCGACTACGCAGGACATGACTTTCCCCCAAAGGGTGCTAAACGCGGCGGCTCTATTCACCCTGAGGATTATGCACTGGTTCACCCTCTCGATATATCTTCAACCGACACTCCAGAGATACCTCGGTAAGCgctaaatcaatttaaatccCTTTGCGCCCCGCTAATTCATCGAATTGAATATCGCTAATGCCAATTTATGTACCCGATTTCTATATTTCTAATTAGATATTGATCTCAAATGACCGTGTTGTATTTTGCTTCCGGCAGGCAATCATATACCCAACGATTTACACAGCCTGACGGCGGAGGTCCCCCTGACTTTACAGAACAGCCATTACACCGTGGGTGATTCCGTGCCCTACTTGTCGAACGTCGTGAACGTGGCGTGCCTTCACTGCAGGCCGGCGATGCAATTAAACCCCGACTTGGAATCATTTCTGCGACGTGGTAATCTCGCGATTCAACGTTTCTTTTAATAACCGTCAACTGGGAGCCCGAGTACTCACGTGTCGCAAAATTGCACAAACTACATTCGAGATATTATCGCGTTTACGGTGCATTCAGATCTCATGTTGCTTCAACAATAACTGCGATTAAATGCGTGATTTCCCGTTggttttttcaatttttaaggATCACGCGCGGATCAATTAGAGCGCGCGCACGGTAGAAGCGTTTTAAACAACAGTGAATGTTTTACAGGCTTTATATTCGTTTCAATGGGGTCGTCGGTGCGGGCCTCTGGAATGCCAGAGGCGCTGCGGCAGGTCTTTGTCGCGGTGTTCTCTACTCTACCATATAACGTCGTGTGGAAGTGGGACGGTGGCAAGATCAAGGATCTGCCGGCGAACGTAAGGACAGCCGCTTGGTGGCCGCAGCAGGAGCTGCTTGGTCATCCTAAATTACGCGCCTTCGTTTCCCACGGTGGCCTACTATCTCTGCACGAAGCGGCTTACCACGGCGCGCCAACTTTGGTCCTACCGGTCTTTTGCGATCACGACGGAAACGCGGCGCAAGCTGGTAAATCTTTTCCCCCTTTACCCTCCCCATTTCCGTATCTGAATCGTGCATCGGTTTTCGGCCCGTTATGTTCGGTAGCTTCGTTCCTCGAAAACTTGTTAAAGAAGAAACTAAATAAGGAGCTTAAGGAGCAAATTCTAAatgcgggaaaaaaaaaaaaaaaatctactcgtcaaattacataaatttatctcAACTTTGCTAAACTCCAGCGCTTTTGattgtgtttattttaaacagaCTTCGATCAAacggataatttattaaataaatttgtgtaataaattaaatattaaatttaaataaattaataaaaaatcaatagAACGTTGGTCAAAGTAAACGCATTTGAAACGCTCCAATTTAAagcttgaaaagaaaaaaaaaaaaaagaacgaacgtGCTACAGAGACGACTAACATATCTTTCATAAAATAAGAAcataaactaattaaataatgaatgcTTAATTCTTCAAAGTTACCCATACGTGTGCTCGTTTAATGCAGATAAACTGGGTTACGCTTTGGTAATGAACCTGGCTGATATATCCGTCAGCACGCTTCGCGAGGGTATAATTAAGGTTGCCACGCTGCACAATAATTCGTATAGGGAGGCGGCGAAAAAAAGGAGCGCGTTGCTGCGTGACCTACCGATTGGCCCTAGAGAGCTGGCTACATGGTGGGTAGAGCACGTAGCCAAATACGGCGGAGCCGATCACATGAAAAGCTCGATCAGGTAATTCAAATACTTATTACCGATTCCTGACAGCGCATACAAGTGCCAGTACAAACGGGAACGTTTAAACAATTCTAAGGTCGAGTTTCGAAAGCTTTATTGGCAGTCCtctgtttaaatttattaaattacagaaCTGTTTGGATTTCAAACACTTAGCAGTCAAAACACAGAACATCTTAGAGCGTGTTGAACGCTCCTTTCGAGAGTAAACTCAGCATAAACTTTGTCCTGCCTTCGGGGAAACGTTTGACAAAAGAAAGCAAAATTATCGGAAGCTCTTAACTTTGTtattagatatatattaaataatgaagcGAGTAAACtaagagattaaatttaactttcaGGTACATGGGCGTGTTCCATTATTACAGCATAGACGTCGCGATATTTTACACGCTGAGTCTCATTCTGATAATTTACGGGCTGAAAAAGTTATGCTGGCGAGCGGTGATCAGTCAGGACGTCTTCAAGAAGAAAATAGACTGATAATTCCATTAAATTCGTTCGccaaattaatgttatttattgtaGGATCAATAGCTCGTTAATGCCTAAgtgcgttttaattaaaacaaaatggGGATTGTGCGAATCGAAGGGCCCTCTCGGCTTCCTTGAAGATCtctaatatatttctatcttaATTATAAGACGTTTGTAATTACAGCTTGATTGCTATAAGCGTAATCATAAATCATCATAATGTATTCGATTTCAACTGCGTGTAATGCGACTAACATGTTTGAAAAACGTATGCGAAATAAGAGATACCTATACGTGcaaatagtatttttattgcgtgtAAAAAATAACGAGGGACGAAacgaaaataaagagaaagaaattcaTTAGCCGCTGATATACTAGGAATCTACTTTTCGAAAGATGTCACACTGAACGAATGTCGAGACGGTGatatcgtttttcttttttatcgctttATCCATATTTTATCCCGTATACATACAATAAATTGCGCCTCATAAATTTTACATCTCacaaatcgattaattttaattaaaatctcaaTTTGGCgcgacaatttgttgcgtttCCGAGAAATTCATTGCCGGaatcaattttaatgaaataaatcaaCAATCGCGATAAAACTCTGCATTCGTCAAATTATTGAACAAACAACAATGAGCCCTAAAGCAAA encodes:
- the Ugt50b3 gene encoding UDP-glycosyltransferase UGT5, yielding MAHAYRLGLCQLLLGLSLLIEPLLGYNVLMATMGGTKSHTVPFVALGASLRSRGHNVTLLSAFPGPAANNGLHELVPSILEAYVENFTARWDLVGARLRNELPISPWDAMRYAWESCEAMLQDSQSIAGMRRPDGDPHARWDIAVLDGAYPECMLGILHGENVPTIMLNTVALYSGSIMRQGNPSPWSVTPYFGKATTQDMTFPQRVLNAAALFTLRIMHWFTLSIYLQPTLQRYLGNHIPNDLHSLTAEVPLTLQNSHYTVGDSVPYLSNVVNVACLHCRPAMQLNPDLESFLRRGFIFVSMGSSVRASGMPEALRQVFVAVFSTLPYNVVWKWDGGKIKDLPANVRTAAWWPQQELLGHPKLRAFVSHGGLLSLHEAAYHGAPTLVLPVFCDHDGNAAQADKLGYALVMNLADISVSTLREGIIKVATLHNNSYREAAKKRSALLRDLPIGPRELATWWVEHVAKYGGADHMKSSIRYMGVFHYYSIDVAIFYTLSLILIIYGLKKLCWRAVISQDVFKKKID